Proteins from one Natrinema salifodinae genomic window:
- a CDS encoding ABC transporter ATP-binding protein produces the protein MGRVRLTDTTKRYEDVVAVDDMNIEIEDGEFLTLVGPSGCGKSTTLEMIAGLTLPSEGRIEITGEEVTNDPPKDRDIAMVFQNIALFPHMNVYENISFGLRLRKYDDEEIDERVERAAEIVQLEGMLDRDVDELSGGQQQRVGIARAIVREPAVFLMDEPLANLDAKLRVHMRTEIQRLQKELDITTVYVTHDQEEAMTMSDRIAIINDGELQQCAPPLICYDEPANRFVAGFIGSPSMNQFDGVLDGGRFGHPAYDVALGLSELGSVSSGDEVTLGIRPEDVYLSANADAAAAPSEPITVSVDVLEPMGDQTFAYLFPANQATDQSPVMGDEADQLLVSLDPDSPVAEDDVIDVVFDREKVHLFDLATGQAIAHGVVDAAGDVAASDTKEGRGVSD, from the coding sequence ATGGGACGAGTTCGACTAACGGATACGACCAAGCGGTACGAAGACGTCGTCGCGGTCGACGACATGAACATCGAGATCGAAGACGGCGAGTTCCTGACGCTCGTCGGGCCCTCCGGGTGCGGAAAGTCGACGACCCTGGAGATGATCGCGGGGCTGACGCTCCCCTCGGAGGGACGGATCGAGATCACCGGTGAGGAGGTCACGAACGATCCCCCGAAGGACCGGGACATCGCGATGGTGTTTCAGAACATCGCGCTGTTCCCGCACATGAACGTCTACGAGAACATCAGCTTCGGCCTTCGGCTCCGGAAGTACGACGACGAGGAGATCGACGAGCGCGTCGAGCGCGCCGCCGAGATCGTCCAGCTCGAGGGAATGCTCGACCGCGACGTCGACGAGCTGTCCGGCGGCCAGCAACAGCGCGTCGGCATCGCCCGCGCGATCGTCCGAGAGCCCGCGGTCTTCCTGATGGACGAGCCGCTCGCGAACTTAGACGCCAAACTGCGCGTGCACATGCGAACCGAGATCCAGCGGCTGCAGAAGGAACTGGACATCACCACGGTCTACGTCACGCACGATCAGGAGGAGGCGATGACGATGTCCGACCGCATCGCCATCATCAACGACGGCGAACTCCAGCAGTGCGCACCGCCGCTTATCTGCTACGACGAGCCTGCCAACCGTTTCGTCGCGGGATTCATCGGCAGCCCCTCGATGAACCAGTTCGACGGCGTGCTCGACGGCGGCCGATTCGGCCACCCCGCGTACGACGTCGCACTCGGGCTATCCGAGCTCGGCTCGGTCTCGTCGGGCGACGAGGTGACGCTCGGCATCCGGCCCGAGGACGTCTACCTCTCCGCAAACGCTGACGCGGCGGCCGCGCCGAGCGAGCCGATCACCGTGTCCGTCGACGTGCTCGAACCCATGGGCGACCAGACGTTCGCCTACCTGTTCCCCGCGAATCAGGCGACCGACCAGAGCCCAGTGATGGGGGACGAGGCCGATCAGTTGCTCGTGAGTCTCGACCCGGACAGCCCCGTCGCCGAGGACGACGTAATCGACGTGGTATTCGATCGAGAGAAGGTCCACCTGTTCGACCTCGCGACCGGCCAGGCGATCGCTCACGGCGTCGTCGACGCCGCGGGTGACGTCGCCGCAAGCGATACCAAAGAGGGACGAGGGGTGAGCGACTGA